From one Lotus japonicus ecotype B-129 chromosome 3, LjGifu_v1.2 genomic stretch:
- the LOC130749147 gene encoding pentatricopeptide repeat-containing protein At2g25580-like isoform X2 produces MSPLSALLVTINSLLRKFSKCEIADSIKGLGTLRAICTATAERCDFQLSGGDQPHDSLGYRESCAGFHHQNAGQSYGNMEASSDSPYRGTLEELDGFCMEGKVKEAVEVLELLVKLHISVDLPRYLQLMRQCAEAKSLEEAKIVHRHVLHHLSPLTVSTYNRILEMYFECGSVDEAINMFDNMPERNLTTWDTMITQLTKNGFAEDSIDLFTQFKKLGLKPDGQMFIAVFSACSMLGDLDEGMLHFESMRKDYGIGPSMAHFASVVDMIGSIGHLDEAFEFIEKMPIEPSADVWESLMNFCRVHGNTELGDRCAELVELLDPSRLNEKSKPGLLPVKPSDSDLKLASKSLLEGRSRVHSYRAGDTSHPENDQLYALLRGMKPQMKEAGYIPETKFVLHDIDQESKEDALLAHSERLAVAEALLSTPARSPIRVIKNLRACGDCHTALKIISKLVGRELIIRDAKRFHHFKDGLCSCRDYW; encoded by the exons ATGTCTCCTCTGAGTGCCTTGCTAGTTACAATTAATTCTCTTTTGCGGAAGTTCTCCAAATGCGAGATTGCGGATTCTATCAAAGGCCTTGGCACATTAAGGGCTATTTGCACTGCTACTGCTGAAAGGTGTGATTTTCAGCTTTCTGGTGGCGATCAACCACATGATTCTTTGGGTTACCGGGAAAGTTGTGCTGGGTTTCATCACCAAAATGCAGGTCAGTCTTATGGGAACA TGGAGGCATCTTCTGATAGTCCATATAGAGGTACACTTGAGGAACTAGATGGTTTCTGCATGGAGGGTAAAGTGAAGGAAGCAGTTGAAGTTTTGGAATTGTTGGTAAAGCTTCATATTTCTGTGGATTTGCCTCGTTATTTGCAATTGATGCGCCAGTGTGCGGAAGCTAAATCTCTTGAAGAGGCAAAAATTGTACACAGACATGTGTTGCATCATCTGTCACCTCTAACAGTTAGCACATACAATAGAATATTGGAAATGTATTTTGAATGCGGTTCTGTAGATGAAGCAATCAATATGTTTGATAATATGCCTGAACGCAATTTGACTACTTGGGATACTATGATAACACAGCTTACAAAGAATGGGTTTGCAGAAGACTCAATTGATCTATTTACTCAGTTTAAAAAATTGGGACTGAAACCTGATGGTCAGATGTTCATTGCGGTTTTTTCTGCATGTAGTATGCTGGGAGATCTTGACGAGGGAATGCTGCACTTTGAATCCATGAGGAAGGATTATGGAATTGGGCCATCTATGGCTCATTTTGCCAGTGTAGTAGACATGATTGGTAGTATTGGGCATCTTGATGAAGCCTTTGAATTCATTGAAAAGATGCCAATTGAACCAAGTGCTGATGTATGGGAGTCTTTGATGAATTTCTGCAGAGTCCATGGAAACACTGAGCTTGGTGACCGTTGTGCTGAACTGGTTGAGCTGCTGGATCCCTCTCGCTTAAATGAGAAATCAAAGCCTGGCCTTTTACCGGTAAAACCGTCAGACTCAGACTTGAAATTAGCGAGCAAAAGTCTGCTGGAAGGTAGGAGCCGAGTCCATAGTTATCGAGCAGGAGATACTTCTCATCCTGAAAATGACCAGCTTTATGCTCTTCTTAGAGGTATGAAGCCACAAATGAAAGAAGCTGGCTATATTCCTGAGACTAAATTTGTGTTGCATGACATTGACCAGGAAAGCAAAGAAGATGCTCTTCTTGCTCACAGTGAGAGACTTGCTGTCGCTGAAGCTCTGCTTAGCACTCCTGCTCGCTCTCCTATTAGGGTAATTAAGAATCTCCGTGCTTGCGGTGATTGCCATACTGCACTAAAGATTATTTCTAAGCTTGTGGGAAGAGAACTCATCATTCGAGATGCTAAAAGGTTCCACCATTTTAAAGATGGGCTATGCTCCTGTCGGGATTATTGGTGA
- the LOC130749147 gene encoding pentatricopeptide repeat-containing protein At2g25580-like isoform X1, with protein MAGSHLSSNAKPDGESVEASSDSPYRGTLEELDGFCMEGKVKEAVEVLELLVKLHISVDLPRYLQLMRQCAEAKSLEEAKIVHRHVLHHLSPLTVSTYNRILEMYFECGSVDEAINMFDNMPERNLTTWDTMITQLTKNGFAEDSIDLFTQFKKLGLKPDGQMFIAVFSACSMLGDLDEGMLHFESMRKDYGIGPSMAHFASVVDMIGSIGHLDEAFEFIEKMPIEPSADVWESLMNFCRVHGNTELGDRCAELVELLDPSRLNEKSKPGLLPVKPSDSDLKLASKSLLEGRSRVHSYRAGDTSHPENDQLYALLRGMKPQMKEAGYIPETKFVLHDIDQESKEDALLAHSERLAVAEALLSTPARSPIRVIKNLRACGDCHTALKIISKLVGRELIIRDAKRFHHFKDGLCSCRDYW; from the coding sequence ATGGCTGGCTCTCATCTATCAAGTAATGCAAAGCCTGATGGTGAATCAGTGGAGGCATCTTCTGATAGTCCATATAGAGGTACACTTGAGGAACTAGATGGTTTCTGCATGGAGGGTAAAGTGAAGGAAGCAGTTGAAGTTTTGGAATTGTTGGTAAAGCTTCATATTTCTGTGGATTTGCCTCGTTATTTGCAATTGATGCGCCAGTGTGCGGAAGCTAAATCTCTTGAAGAGGCAAAAATTGTACACAGACATGTGTTGCATCATCTGTCACCTCTAACAGTTAGCACATACAATAGAATATTGGAAATGTATTTTGAATGCGGTTCTGTAGATGAAGCAATCAATATGTTTGATAATATGCCTGAACGCAATTTGACTACTTGGGATACTATGATAACACAGCTTACAAAGAATGGGTTTGCAGAAGACTCAATTGATCTATTTACTCAGTTTAAAAAATTGGGACTGAAACCTGATGGTCAGATGTTCATTGCGGTTTTTTCTGCATGTAGTATGCTGGGAGATCTTGACGAGGGAATGCTGCACTTTGAATCCATGAGGAAGGATTATGGAATTGGGCCATCTATGGCTCATTTTGCCAGTGTAGTAGACATGATTGGTAGTATTGGGCATCTTGATGAAGCCTTTGAATTCATTGAAAAGATGCCAATTGAACCAAGTGCTGATGTATGGGAGTCTTTGATGAATTTCTGCAGAGTCCATGGAAACACTGAGCTTGGTGACCGTTGTGCTGAACTGGTTGAGCTGCTGGATCCCTCTCGCTTAAATGAGAAATCAAAGCCTGGCCTTTTACCGGTAAAACCGTCAGACTCAGACTTGAAATTAGCGAGCAAAAGTCTGCTGGAAGGTAGGAGCCGAGTCCATAGTTATCGAGCAGGAGATACTTCTCATCCTGAAAATGACCAGCTTTATGCTCTTCTTAGAGGTATGAAGCCACAAATGAAAGAAGCTGGCTATATTCCTGAGACTAAATTTGTGTTGCATGACATTGACCAGGAAAGCAAAGAAGATGCTCTTCTTGCTCACAGTGAGAGACTTGCTGTCGCTGAAGCTCTGCTTAGCACTCCTGCTCGCTCTCCTATTAGGGTAATTAAGAATCTCCGTGCTTGCGGTGATTGCCATACTGCACTAAAGATTATTTCTAAGCTTGTGGGAAGAGAACTCATCATTCGAGATGCTAAAAGGTTCCACCATTTTAAAGATGGGCTATGCTCCTGTCGGGATTATTGGTGA
- the LOC130743721 gene encoding protein AGENET DOMAIN (AGD)-CONTAINING P1-like, with the protein MAPKRLPKRKATPEAPTFLKPAAKVEICSSSGKLPLPETLHDVKSSDHNDPPIKQPKQEEEFDETMNTDEEAGIMQKKDEELFSVHALVEIRFDEPSFREAWYVATIVEARGQGKFIVECHDLFVDGGVTFQPHRVEVDAQNIRLPPPETRFAAKFDLTDTVDVFHNDAWWVGSIVAVPRKSKPKYGVNMWSNHEMLEFDRSQLRPHHS; encoded by the exons aTGGCACCCAAACGCTTACCCAAACGCAAAGCCACTCCTGAAGCTCCAACCTTCTTGAAACCTGCCGCTAAGGTGGAAATCTGTTCCAGCTCCGGCAAGCTCCCCCTGCCAGAGACCCTCCATGACGTCAAGTCCAGCGACCATAATGACCCACCAATCAAACAACCAAAACAGGAGGAGGAG TTTGATGAAACTATGAATACTGATGAAGAAGCTGGCATCATGCAAAAGAAGGATGAGGAGTTGTTCAGCGTGCATGCACTTGTTGAGATTAGATTCGACGAACCAAGCTTCCGAGAAGCTTGGTATGTTGCCACCATTGTTGAGGCAAGAGGACAGGGGAAGTTCATTGTTGAGTGCCACGACCTGTTTGTTGATGGCGGTGTAACTTTCCAGCCTCATAGAGTGGAGGTTGATGCCCAAAACATAAGGCTTCCTCCGCCAGAAACTCGTTTTGCTGCTAAATTTGATCTTACTGATACAGTTGATGTTTTTCACAATGACGCCTGGTGGGTTGGTTCGATTGTTGCGGTTCCTCGCAAGTCTAAGCCCAAGTATGGAGTTAACATGTGGAGCAACCATGAAATGTTGGAGTTTGATCGCTCCCAGTTGAGGCCGCATCACAGCTAG
- the LOC130743213 gene encoding kinesin-like protein KIN-14Q, producing MEDNNNNDKWRYYDHDDPLLLLTDASFQQETSPNQFSETPLSSQNSAMAVDPQSHGGSPCYGLSPKIGGFARNSVRFDDQVVKNAVHGGSTLGFSLASPDMVICGGSPDIGGISYVESPELLKRENYKKLESSMELSLENGINGAEVEVYNGHKTPTVKFSNLCQTFEPEEELLPPQASFELLPPPVTKDESPQAYPSRDSEVLEDAELSQEEELEPLEDATDIGVEEKFQKLKRGFECQRKELAETRRELREVKRENEHKSKECQEAWNSLKELQNELMRKSMHVGSLAFAIEGQVKEKSRWFSSMRDLVRKLKIMKMEHIKLLEEAEAYKKFEADINQMGLFIKNQINEQLESHEDLKSKYIEGAKERKELYNKVLELRGNIRVFCRCRPLNAEEIKAGASMALDFDSAKDGELTVMSNGAPRKNFKFDAVFGPQAEQADIFEDTAPFATSVLDGYNVCIFAYGQTGTGKTFTMEGTEEARGVNFRTLEKMFDIIHERKTLYRYDISVSVLEVYNEQIRDLLVSGNQPGMAARRLEIRQAGEGMHHIPGLVEAQVNNMTEVWEVLQTGSNARAVSSTNANEHSSRSHCIHCVMVKGENLLNGEHTRSKMWLVDLAGSERVAKTEVLGDRLKETQNINRSLSALGDVISALATKSSHIPFRNSKLTHLLQDSLGGDSKALMFVQISPNENDLSETICSLNFASRVRGIELGPAKKHKQEMAEKTKQEVKLKDFQIKKMEEAIHGLESKMKERDTKNKNLQDKVRELESQLLIERKLARQHVDSKIAEQHQMKHQEEQNNALMRPVLANRPVGNLKSFNDPARPLMENNILKPIIPFSTMESSTKYIDHTEKENNPDMAEKGLLPKRTGRASICTMTPRVPSATALRRNSLIPLPSLTQFPTPLLPKLTKQADQKDVNGESESSCLPAQTHCESPKEVRIGVKKMSGTQRRSLNKKMQVKSPLQHLRKVGVGVEKVRVSIGSRGKLGQRVQPGSGRRGGAKEQKNAQKEKERGWI from the exons ATggaagataataataataatgataaatgGCGTTACTATGATCATGAtgaccctcttcttcttctcacagACGCTTCTTTTCAACAAGAAACTTCTCCCAATC AGTTTTCAGAAACTCCACTGAGCTCGCAGAATTCGGCTATGGCGGTTGATCCTCAATCTCATGGTGGCAGCCCATGTTACG GATTATCTCCGAAAATTGGAGGCTTTGCTAGGAACAGTGTGCGATTTGATGACCAAGTTGTGAAAAATGCGGTTCATG GAGGATCTACATTAGGGTTTTCTCTGGCTTCCCCAGATATGGTAATCTGTGGTGGCTCACCTGATATTGGTGGAATCAGCTATGTTGAATCTCCTGAGTtgttgaagagagaaaattatAAGAAATTGGAGTCATCTATGGAGCTTTCTCTAGAGAATGGCATCAATGGGGCTGAAGTTGAAGTTTATAATGGCCATAAGACCCCAACTGTTAAATTCTCTAATTTGTGTCAAACTTTTGAACCAGAGGAAGAGCTTCTACCCCCTCAAGCCTCCTTTGAGCTTCTTCCGCCGCCTGTGACCAAGGATGAGTCTCCCCAAGCCTACCCTTCTA GAGATAGTGAAGTGCTAGAAGATGCTGAGCTGTCTCAGGAGGAAGAATTGGAGCCCTTAGAA GATGCCACGGATATTGGGGTGGAAGAGAAATTTCAGAAGCTGAAAAGAGGGTTTGAGTGTCAGAGAAAGGAGCTGGCAGAAACTAGAAGAGAGTTGAGGGAGGTCAAGAGGGAGAATGAACATAAGAGTAAAGAATGCCAAGAAGCTTGGAACTCCTTGAAAGAGCTTCAGAATGAGCTAATGCGCAAGTCAATGCATGTAGGATCTTTGG CATTTGCCATTGAGGGGCAAGTGAAAGAGAAAAGCAGGTGGTTTTCATCAATGAGAGACTTGGTGAGGAAATTGAAG ATTATGAAAATGGAACACATAAAGCTATTAGAGGAAGCAGAGGCATACAAGAAATTTGAAGCAGATATAAATCAAATGGGGCTATTCATCAAGAACCAAA TTAATGAACAATTGGAGTCACATGAAGATCTCAAGTCAAAATATATTGAAGGGGCTAAGGAGCGGAAAGAGCTCTACAATAAGGTTTTGGAGTTGAGAG GAAACATAAGGGTCTTCTGCCGGTGTAGGCCGCTCAATGCAGAAGAGATAAAAGCAGGAGCCTCAATGGCCTTAGATTTTGATTCTGCCAAAGATGGTGAGCTTACTGTAATGTCAAATGGAGCTCCCAGAAAGAATTTTAAGTTTGATGCTGTCTTTGGTCCTCAAGCTGAACAAG CCGATATTTTTGAAGACACTGCACCATTTGCAACCTCAGTTTTAGATGGGTACAATgtatgcatttttgcatatggACAGACGGGGACAGGAAAAACTTTCACAATGGAGGGCACAGAAGAGGCTCGTGGAGTTAATTTTAGGACTCTTGAGAAAATGTTTGACATAATCCACGAGAGAAAGACACTTTACCGTTATGATATCTCTGTAAGTGTCTTAGAGGTGTACAATGAGCAGATAAGAGATTTACTGGTTTCAGGAAATCAGCCAGGAATGGCTGCAAGAAG ATTGGAAATAAGACAAGCTGGTGAAGGAATGCATCACATTCCGGGGCTGGTTGAGGCACAAGTGAACAATATGACTGAAGTCTGGGAAGTCCTACAAACTGGTAGCAATGCAAGGGCTGTAAGTTCAACCAATGCCAACGAGCACAGCAGCCGATCCCACTG CATTCACTGTGTTATGGTTAAGGGGGAGAATTTGTTGAATGGGGAACACACAAGGAGCAAGATGTGGCTGGTGGACCTAGCGGGCAGTGAGCGAGTTGCAAAGACAGAAGTGCTCGGCGATAGACTGAAGGAGACGCAGAATATTAATCGGTCTCTGTCTGCACTTGGTGATGTCATATCAGCTCTTGCAACTAAAAGTTCACACATCCCTTTCAG GAACTCCAAGCTTACTCATTTGCTGCAAGACTCATTAG GAGGAGATTCAAAGGCACTCATGTTTGTCCAGATTAGTCCTAATGAAAATGATTTGAGTGAGACAATTTGCTCTCTGAACTTTGCTAGTCGAGTAAGGGGAATAGAGTTAGGCCCTGCAAAAAAGCACAAACAAGAGATG GCTGAGAAAACCAAACAAGAGGTGAAGCTGAAGGATTTCCAAATCAAGAAGATGGAAGAAGCAATCCATGGATTAGAGTccaagatgaaagaaagagaTACTAAAAACAAAAACCTGCAAGACAAG GTCAGGGAACTGGAATCACAGCTTCTGATTGAAAGAAAGCTAGCGCGTCAACATGTAGACTCAAAGATAGCTGAGCAGCATCAAATGAAACATCAAGAAGAGCAGAACAACGCACTTATGAGACCAGTACTTGCAAACCGACCTGTAGGAAATCTCAAGAGTTTCAATGATCCAGCTAGACCACTCATGGAGAACAACATCTTAAAACCTATTATACCCTTTTCTACAATGGAGAGCTCCACCAAGTACATTGATCACactgagaaagaaaacaatCCTGACATGGCCGAAAAAGGGCTACTTCCGAAAAGGACCGGAAGAGCCTCTATCTGCACAATGACACCGCGCGTTCCTTCAGCCACTGCTTTAAGGCGCAACTCCCTGATTCCTCTCCCTAGCTTAACACAGTTTCCAACACCATTGTTACCCAAGTTAACAAAACAAGCTGATCAAAAAGATGTCAATGGGGAATCAGAATCCAGCTGTTTGCCTGCACAGACTCACTGTGAGAGTCCCAAAGAAGTAAGAATTGGTGTTAAGAAGATGAGTGGCACACAAAGAAGAAGCCTGAATAAGAAAATGCAGGTAAAGTCTCCACTGCAACACTTGAGAAAGGTTGGTGTAGGAGTGGAGAAAGTTAGAGTTTCCATTGGAAGTAGAGGGAAACTGGGGCAAAGGGTGCAACCCGGAAGTGGTAGAAGAGGTGGAGCTAAAGAGCAAAAGAATGctcagaaggagaaggagagggGATGGATATGA
- the LOC130743214 gene encoding abscisic acid and environmental stress-inducible protein-like, with product MNTKLFFFLCFLSALLLISAVAATEPSKDEAEVVAAEESNEDIGLDGWGRGGGGYDYGRGGGRYGHRGGGYGYGRGGGYGHGGGSWGRGGGWGRGGGGRGRGGGW from the exons ATGAACACCAAGCTCTTTTTCTTCTTGTGCTTCCTCTCCGCACTGCTTCTAATCTCTGCTGTGGCAGCAACTGAGCCATCGAAAGATGAAGCAGAAG TTGTGGCAGCAGAGGAATCAAATGAGGACATTGGATTAGATGGCTGGGGACGCGGAGGGGGAGGATACGATTATGGACGTGGTGGAGGCCGCTATGGGCACCGCGGCGGAGGATATGGTTATGGACGTGGTGGTGGCTATGGGCATGGTGGCGGAAGCTGGGGACGTGGCGGCGGCTGGGGACGGGGCGGCGGAGGCAGGGGACGTGGTGGTGGCTGGTAA